The genomic window GTTAGCGTGTGCAGCATGCGTATATATATAGTCTTATAGCAGCCGGACTGATGTGCTTTATGAACCACTGCCTCCATAAACGTGCTTTAAACAAATTCTCAAACGAATCCTCGATGATATTGAAACAAAGTAGGAGTAATTAAGACATAATCACGTGATGAGGACTAGAAAAAGATACGATCACGTGAGTCATGCATGTGGTTCGCAAGGCCAAGGGGACTTGCATCCTCTGATTTTACTTGTTAAAAatgaagcaaaaagaaaagtcaGACTTGCGCTGCTGAAGCAAACCTTTGAATTTAGCATCAACTCCACTGCTTTCAGCATAATCCAGATGAATCAACTCAACATTCGTGGGAAATATTTTGTGACACAGCCCCACCCAAGTACACTCACCTGCACCAAATTCCCCGTGCCTTGGCCTGGTGGGCCATATATGTATCCTGGCCTCTTGGCGCTTTGCAGCCTTGCAGGGTTAGTTTCAGGGCTCGGTTTTAGGAAGAGGTATACTTTGGCTCCCTTAACTATGATTTGACTGTATGATTCATGGCCTCCACCCATGAAACAaggtacttcatccgtttcataatgtaagttattatagcatttttcacattcatattaatgtccatgaatctagatagatatatatgtctagatttattgacatcaatatgaatgtgggaaatgctagaatgacttacattgtgaaacggagggagtatatgactgATCTCAAACCCTCGGGGTTGGCTAACTGGCGCGTGCGCATCGCTAGCGCGCACTCCCCTTAAGGCCTTAACTACCTCTATTAGTTAGTAACacttaacactaatgatagtaattatgaaaaattctgaagatttttttactaacagattgaaaatttttcaagttagatttgaaaattttcgatttaagatttagattttaaagtcaaattttgaaacttttaactaagatttaaaaactttcaactcgagatttgacaactttcaacttagattcgaaaactttcaagtcaagatttgaaaattttcagtttgagatttgaaaactttcagatacaaatttgaaaaattttaagttaagatttaaaaattactagtaaaaataggaaactaatcacTAGTAAACTAATTATGATTTTTTCTCCTACCCGTGCGGCAGCAAActgcgaaaaaagaaaaaagaagaaacggCGATAGCAAACTAcgctaaagaaaaagaaaaaagagaaaagaaacgcgcgcgcgcgtgcgtgggCCGGAAGTGCGCACTGGCAACGTGCGCGCGAATTAGCGTTTCTGCAAACCCTCTCTTCAAATCTTAATACAATTTGGGTGGCCGCCTTGGACCGTCccggggaaagaaaaaaagaactgatCTCCATCGTTAGTTTGCACATTCCAATTGGAACGTACTCCGTACTATAGAACTGCACATAGAAAGCGTACATGCATGCAACACCACAGGACCAATGTTTGTGTGAACTAGAAATCACCAGAATTGCAAATGTGGATTGCTGGGCAAATCTCCTTTGGCAGAGAGAACAAGCTAGAGCAAGAGGTTGAAGTGAAGTGTGCAATCTGATCACCTCTGCCCAAGGAGACATGGCCCGGTAATCCACCACTCGCAAGCATCCATATGCATGCGCACTCCTACACTTTTACACCTGGACTCTGTTTCCTCGGCTTGTTGAATATGCGAAGTTGTAACCATTGGGTATTTATATCAATTGCAGAATGGCAAATTGGCTGGTGTTGAAGCTGCAGGTGTTCGCATATCCGGTTATGCTTTCTCCTCGGAGCCGCTTGCTTTGGGCACTTGGATCCCAAGCATATTTTCCAAGGCACCCCTGGCATCTTCCTCGTGTTTCATGTATATATGCTTTTCTTGCAGCACAGGTAGAAATTAAGCTATGTATGTATTATTAACATGTTGTAGTAGTTATTATCAGGTCCTATGTGCTGTTTGGGCCTCTTGAATTCTCTGGCGTATGGCTTGCATGGTTGTATAAAACAAGTGTTTCCTGCCtcaatatatttttgataaGAAGAGAACGTGTACTACTCTGAGGACACAATGGATAGTAGAGTTTTCACCAttcctacatatttttttattatattcgcACGACTTTGCTCTCAAAAAAATTGAGAATCTAGTAGAGTTTTGTTCATTCAATTGCATTTCGAcctggagctctaccaaacaatCCTATGGTGTTACTTGTTATACCTAATCGGAGACTCTGAATTTGTGAGAAGGGACCTCTACACTATGCTCTATGCATAAGTGGGTTTTGATTTTTAGCTCGATGTTTTCTATCATGCTTTGTTATACTTAGTCAATTTCGATGCTATAGCGCATTACAACATTTTGTTGaaactttgtaataatgtagGTTGTGTGCACTTCATGGTGTATGGTTGGGATGTTCTCCCATTgcctcaaaaaaaatatatgcctctaagattttcttttttgcactTGTCATTTCCTTGCCAATATCTGTTTCTCCTCTACTTGTAGTTACTATACTTCAAAAGGGACCGCAATTCTAAAAAATAACAAATGTCAACAACTAGCCGGATTCTTTGCTGTATTAAGAAAAGATAAAGGTCTAGGAATAGAATGTAAATTGATCATGTGTCAATCAGGACCCAAGATCAGATAATGTTACGCGGCCTTTCGACACCTGCAGCAGCACAAATGTAAAAGCCCAGTGCTCTGAAGAAGCACCAGATACCTGTTGGATTCTCCAAATGAAGGGGGCAGCTTACAATAGCATCTCAAAGGGGGAAGATCCATGGGGATGTTCCTGGACAAAGCATAATATCAGGGAGCCTACAGCATCACATCGAAAATCCAAAACAATCTGGTTGTTTGTTCATTGAGTACATGTATGTGTGATAATGTGATCAGGAAGTCGCCTGAATTGATAAAAGAAGATGTCAaataagtacatatatatattacccATAAAGTATGAAATTTGCAAGTATTTCCAAATAATGCATGACCAGGCCTTGGAAACCTCAAATCTGAGCTAGTAAATATCATGGTTAATAGAGATTACTAACACCTTTACTGTAAGTCTGTAACTAACTAGAACTAATGTttcgcaacaaaaaaaaaagaatagaactTATGTTCATTACATCAGTATGTTTTCAGTAATGAGTTTGTCAAGGTCCACTAGAATGACACAGAAGGTATTGTAGAACAAAATCCTAAATCTAATAGAGGTCTAGAACTAAAAAACCAGCTTTCATCAGATAAGAGAATTTAAGATTTAATTCTGTAACCAGATTTTTGGTTGGTCTCTAATGCAAAGTGTATCACATTAACTGCAGACACAGATCTCTTTTAGTAGTCAAACTTTTCTTACTAGCAGCAGTGACAGGGAataacaaaagcaaaagaaatttTATACCTTTAGGATGAGATGGCAATAGCACTAGGCTCATTCTGTTTCTATGGTTAATCTAAAAAGGGAGAGGAAATATGGGAAAGGCAGGCCTAGAGAGGAATACCTCCTGAAAGCATTGTCCTGATTTGGAAGCATATCCAACAGCATATCCAGATTGTGCTTGCCAATCTCTGCACTATATATGTTCCATGGCTGCATACTGCTCAATGCAagaacaagatcttacatgaaaGAGAAGCATGAAGAGCAATCTAGGACAGATCAATGGCCTttctgaaaaagaaagaaaccagTTAATTGTGGCTATGGTGTTTTCAGGGTGAGAATCACAGTGCAGTTCTCCTCTGGCATGGATGCCAACGTAGCAGGCGTTAGACTACGTACATTGCTATTGTCATCCCTGCCAAAGGAGAATTGCCCTGCCATTCAGCATAAACCCTGCTTTTTATCTGTTACTGCTGCACATTTGTGTTTGCAGGTTgaagtgggagagagaggatgtgaTGATTGaagttttgaataagatgacCTTTGCATTTTGGATTTGGATCTTATCATATTTCAGAACAGTGGAAAAGTCAAATAAGAAGAGTGTTAAGCTTTTTATCATTCTGGCATCGATCTATTTTACCATAAactatggatttttttttgacaaaaccTATTATCTATGGAAATCATTGTTGCCCTGAAAGGTGTTGTCCAACCACAAAGTAGTGGCTGCAAGAGCACACGTCTTGTTGAATGAGTTTTGCCTCCAGTAGAGTCTCCTGTAGGGTTTGCCTTGAAGTCTTTGCTTTGGGTCAACTGCAATAGAATGAGGGAATGGTTTGCTTTGAAGTTTTTGCCGTGGGTCAACTGTAATAGAATGAGGAAATGGTTTGACTTCAAATGGGATAATGTTTCTCCCTGTCTAAGGGTTCTCGTATGCATGATGACCATGCTGGGGCCTGGGGATACCATTGAGAAAATGAGAAGCAACCAAGATGACAAAATTCCAGTTAGTTACCATGACCATTGTCCTGACGTCCTCTTGTATTTTGCGGGTACCTACTAATACTAAAAATGTAAGTTATTTATTTGCTTGCGTGCCAAATTGCATCCCACCATGTAGTACAAGTGTACACTCTGCTTATCATTTCCCCTTTTACCAAATCAACAGCGTGCAAGCGTAAAACATATTTCTACTTGATTCAACAGTTCAAGCATGGCTGCAATGGATTCACATGAAAACCAACACCATGCCCCAGTTGCCGCGGAGACCATACAACAATAGGAAGATCTAAACTGATCTGGCCAAACCTTTCAGTTATAGCAATAAACTCTCTACGTAACATAGAAATTGCTAATACTACTAACAATTTCTCAGTCGCTGGAACGGCGATAACACAAGCTCACACAggtcccaaaaaaaatacagcaaGAGCTCAGCCCGAGCAGCAGCCGCCCTTCTTCACCGCCGAAACATCATCCTTTATATTGATCTTCTCACCCTTGCCAGGACCAGAACCTGCATCATCACCTGCTTCGACTGACCTCTTGCTCACGATGCGGTAGATCTGGGTCAAGACCTCTGCAAATGCATTCTCAACGTTGGTGGACTCGAGCGCAGAGGTCTCCATGAAATAGAGCGATTCTCTCTCCGCGAATGCCTTCCCTTCATCGGTTTGAACTGCTACAAGATGGCGCAGATCAGACTTGTTGCCAACTAGCATGACAACTATGTTTGGGTCTGTATGGTCCCTCAATTCCTTCAACCAGCGCTCAACATTCTCAAAGGTCGAGTGCCGGGTGACATCATAGACAAGCAATGCTCCAACAGCACCTCGGTAATATGCACTAGTAATAGCACGGTATCTGCACCAAGAACAGATGCTTCATAAGTGGAGGCAGAAGTAAACTGAAAAGGCAGCATTCTGACTTGCAAGATAAATCAGTCAGTGCTGAAACTACTAATAAAACAGTCAGAAAGTAGTATAGCAAGAAAAGGACAAGATATATCTGCAAATTTAAGGTATTATGCCC from Oryza glaberrima chromosome 6, OglaRS2, whole genome shotgun sequence includes these protein-coding regions:
- the LOC127776685 gene encoding ras-related protein RIC2 — protein: MAAGYRAEDDYDYLFKVVLIGDSGVGKSNLLSRFTRNEFSLESKSTIGVEFATRSLQVDGKVVKAQIWDTAGQERYRAITSAYYRGAVGALLVYDVTRHSTFENVERWLKELRDHTDPNIVVMLVGNKSDLRHLVAVQTDEGKAFAERESLYFMETSALESTNVENAFAEVLTQIYRIVSKRSVEAGDDAGSGPGKGEKINIKDDVSAVKKGGCCSG